In a single window of the Campylobacter iguaniorum genome:
- the rpsQ gene encoding 30S ribosomal protein S17, whose amino-acid sequence MKRQIQGVVVTKAGDKTATILVERRVMHPRYHKFVKRFKKYLVHDEKNELKAGDTILAVECRPLSARKNFRLQSVLKTGVE is encoded by the coding sequence ATGAAAAGACAAATTCAAGGCGTTGTCGTTACAAAAGCTGGTGATAAGACTGCAACTATTCTTGTTGAAAGAAGAGTTATGCACCCAAGATATCACAAATTCGTAAAACGCTTTAAAAAATATCTAGTTCATGATGAAAAAAATGAACTAAAAGCTGGAGATACTATATTAGCTGTTGAATGCAGACCGCTAAGTGCTAGAAAAAACTTCCGCTTACAATCAGTTTTGAAAACAGGAGTTGAATAA
- the rplC gene encoding 50S ribosomal protein L3, with product MEYIVEKIGMSRTVSSPSTPVTLLKLLPAKVCELGENGRAIVAYAHTKANNKAIVGQQKKYGLSSEFNSFATLSVSNSEVGDLDVAPLSEAKVLKVSFNTKGRGFQGVIKRHGFSGGPASHGSRFHRRPGSIGNCEWPGRVQPGRKMAGHYGDDKTTVKNEVVSFDAANGVLVLKGSVPGFNGAMGRVRIVK from the coding sequence ATGGAATATATCGTAGAAAAAATAGGCATGAGTAGAACTGTCTCATCACCAAGTACTCCTGTTACACTACTTAAACTTTTACCAGCTAAAGTTTGCGAACTTGGCGAAAATGGTAGAGCTATAGTAGCTTATGCTCATACAAAAGCAAACAACAAAGCTATAGTAGGTCAACAAAAAAAATACGGCCTAAGTAGTGAGTTTAATTCATTTGCAACTTTAAGTGTTTCAAATAGCGAAGTTGGTGATTTAGACGTAGCTCCACTAAGTGAAGCAAAAGTTCTAAAAGTTAGCTTCAACACAAAAGGTAGAGGCTTCCAAGGTGTTATAAAAAGACATGGTTTCTCAGGCGGTCCAGCAAGTCATGGTTCTCGTTTCCACAGACGTCCAGGATCAATCGGAAACTGCGAATGGCCAGGTCGTGTTCAACCAGGTAGAAAAATGGCAGGACATTATGGCGACGACAAAACTACAGTTAAAAATGAAGTAGTAAGCTTTGACGCAGCTAATGGCGTTTTGGTTTTAAAAGGTTCAGTACCAGGATTTAATGGTGCTATGGGTAGAGTAAGGATAGTCAAATGA
- the rplD gene encoding 50S ribosomal protein L4 yields MSKIAVLNDKFEKTSEMELPASYAEINSHNLYLYVKSYLAGMRSNSAHTKGRSDVSGGGKKPWRQKGRGGARAGSTRTNVWVGGAVAFGPKNNRNYDQKINKKQKRLALEFALNDKVANGKFFAVDSIEIASGKTKEAAAIISKLGVRDALIIKNELDAKTLLAFRNLANCYVVDASEVNAYLVAVYGAVIAEKAALQSIVKEG; encoded by the coding sequence ATGAGTAAAATAGCTGTTTTAAATGACAAATTTGAAAAAACAAGCGAAATGGAACTTCCAGCAAGCTATGCTGAGATAAATTCGCACAATCTATATTTATATGTAAAAAGCTACCTTGCTGGTATGAGATCAAATTCAGCCCATACAAAAGGTCGCTCAGATGTAAGCGGTGGTGGTAAAAAACCTTGGAGACAAAAAGGTCGTGGTGGCGCTCGTGCTGGTTCAACAAGAACTAACGTATGGGTAGGCGGTGCAGTTGCATTTGGTCCAAAAAACAATAGAAATTACGATCAAAAAATCAATAAAAAACAAAAAAGACTTGCACTTGAGTTTGCATTAAATGATAAAGTAGCAAATGGCAAATTTTTTGCTGTTGATAGTATAGAGATTGCTAGTGGCAAAACAAAAGAAGCAGCAGCAATCATAAGCAAACTTGGTGTTAGAGATGCACTTATTATCAAAAACGAACTTGATGCAAAAACACTTTTAGCATTTAGAAACTTAGCAAACTGCTACGTTGTAGATGCTAGCGAAGTAAATGCATATTTAGTTGCAGTTTATGGTGCAGTAATTGCAGAAAAAGCAGCACTACAATCAATCGTAAAAGAGGGCTAA
- the rplV gene encoding 50S ribosomal protein L22, with product MSKAIIKFIRLSPTKARLIADEVQGMNAELALASLSFMPNRGAKYIANAISSAVANGGFEPEEVVVTSCRVDAGPVLKRFRPRARGTASRIRKPTSHILVEVSKPESKEA from the coding sequence ATGAGTAAAGCAATTATTAAATTCATAAGACTATCTCCAACAAAAGCTAGACTAATAGCAGACGAAGTTCAAGGAATGAATGCAGAGCTTGCACTAGCTAGCCTAAGCTTTATGCCTAACCGTGGTGCAAAATACATTGCAAATGCTATAAGCTCAGCTGTAGCTAATGGCGGATTTGAGCCAGAAGAGGTAGTTGTAACAAGTTGTAGAGTAGATGCTGGTCCTGTTCTTAAAAGATTTAGACCACGTGCAAGAGGAACTGCTAGTAGAATCAGAAAACCAACTAGCCACATTCTTGTAGAAGTATCTAAACCAGAGAGTAAGGAAGCATAA
- the rplP gene encoding 50S ribosomal protein L16 — MLLPKRTKYRKMMKGRNRGYATRGTDLALGEFGLKAVEAGRVNSRQIESARQAYTRHVKRQAKTWIRVFPDKPITKKPLETRMGKGKGGVEEWVMNIKPGRIIFEMSGISEELAREALTLAMHKLPFKTKFVTRESENEVY, encoded by the coding sequence ATGTTATTACCAAAGAGAACTAAATATCGCAAAATGATGAAAGGCCGCAACCGTGGCTATGCAACAAGAGGTACTGATCTTGCTCTTGGTGAGTTTGGACTAAAAGCTGTTGAAGCAGGACGTGTAAATTCACGCCAAATCGAATCAGCTCGTCAAGCTTACACTCGTCATGTAAAAAGACAAGCTAAAACTTGGATAAGAGTTTTCCCAGATAAACCTATCACTAAAAAGCCTCTTGAAACTCGTATGGGTAAAGGTAAAGGTGGCGTTGAAGAGTGGGTTATGAATATAAAACCAGGTAGAATTATATTTGAAATGTCTGGAATTAGCGAAGAATTAGCTAGAGAAGCTTTAACTCTTGCAATGCATAAGCTACCATTTAAGACTAAGTTTGTAACTAGAGAGAGCGAAAATGAAGTATACTGA
- the rpsS gene encoding 30S ribosomal protein S19, producing MARSLKKGPFVDDHVMKKVLAAKAANDNKPIKTWSRRSTITPEMIGLTFNVHNGKSFIPVYVTENHIGYKLGEFAPTRTFKGHKGSVQKKIGK from the coding sequence ATGGCTAGATCACTAAAAAAAGGTCCATTTGTTGATGATCATGTTATGAAAAAAGTTCTAGCTGCAAAAGCTGCTAATGACAACAAACCGATCAAAACTTGGTCAAGAAGAAGTACTATAACACCAGAGATGATAGGTTTGACTTTTAACGTTCATAACGGCAAAAGTTTTATACCAGTTTATGTAACAGAAAATCACATAGGCTATAAACTTGGTGAGTTCGCACCAACACGCACATTCAAAGGCCACAAAGGCTCAGTGCAAAAGAAAATCGGTAAGTAA
- a CDS encoding superoxide dismutase, with protein sequence MFELRPLPFDPAKNGAISEETCKFHYGKHHQTYVNNLNNLTKDTKFEALGLYEIMSSSDGAIFNNAAQIYNHDFYWDCIACKSQISDDLKTALEASFKDFKAEFLASAATLFGSGWTWLVYDPKLKTLSIKNTQNAQNPVSAGLVPLLVVDVWEHAYYIDEKNARVAYLEKFYENINWKFVSEAYEWAKKEGLNSVKFYIDELHSN encoded by the coding sequence ATGTTCGAACTTAGACCACTACCTTTTGATCCAGCGAAAAACGGTGCTATCAGCGAAGAAACATGTAAATTTCACTACGGCAAACATCATCAAACTTACGTAAATAATCTAAACAATCTCACAAAAGATACTAAATTTGAAGCTCTTGGACTGTACGAAATAATGAGCTCTTCAGATGGAGCGATATTTAATAACGCAGCTCAAATTTACAACCATGATTTTTACTGGGACTGTATCGCTTGTAAAAGCCAGATATCTGATGATCTAAAAACGGCTCTTGAAGCGAGTTTTAAGGACTTTAAGGCTGAGTTTTTAGCTAGTGCGGCTACGCTTTTTGGCTCTGGTTGGACATGGCTTGTTTATGATCCAAAGCTTAAAACCTTATCTATAAAAAACACTCAAAACGCGCAAAATCCAGTCTCTGCTGGGCTGGTTCCACTTCTAGTAGTTGATGTGTGGGAGCATGCTTATTACATAGATGAGAAAAATGCAAGAGTGGCTTATCTTGAGAAATTTTATGAAAATATTAACTGGAAATTTGTAAGCGAGGCTTATGAATGGGCGAAAAAAGAGGGGCTAAATTCAGTTAAATTTTATATAGATGAGTTGCATTCTAATTAA
- the rplX gene encoding 50S ribosomal protein L24, translated as MAIKYKIKKGDEVKVIAGDDKGKVAKVLAVLPKNGQVIVEGVKVAKKAVKPTEKNPNGGFVSKEMPVDISNVAKVEG; from the coding sequence ATGGCAATAAAATATAAAATTAAAAAAGGCGATGAAGTAAAAGTAATCGCAGGTGATGACAAAGGTAAAGTTGCAAAAGTTCTTGCTGTGTTACCAAAAAACGGTCAAGTAATCGTTGAAGGCGTTAAAGTAGCTAAAAAAGCAGTTAAACCAACTGAGAAAAACCCAAATGGTGGTTTTGTTAGCAAAGAGATGCCTGTTGACATTTCAAATGTGGCAAAAGTTGAGGGCTAA
- a CDS encoding type Z 30S ribosomal protein S14 — MAKKSMIAKAARKPKFSVRGYTRCQICGRPHSVYKDFGICRVCLRKMANEGLIPGLKKASW, encoded by the coding sequence ATGGCAAAAAAATCAATGATAGCAAAAGCAGCACGCAAACCTAAATTTAGTGTGCGTGGATATACTAGATGTCAAATTTGTGGTCGTCCACACTCTGTTTATAAAGATTTTGGAATTTGCCGTGTGTGCCTAAGAAAAATGGCTAACGAAGGACTAATACCAGGTCTTAAAAAAGCAAGTTGGTAA
- the rpsH gene encoding 30S ribosomal protein S8 — translation MINDLISDGLTRIRNASMRRLDTTKLLHSNVVEATLKILADKGYIESFNVVEENNKKFINVVLKYDERGRSVINELKRVSKPGRRVYQGKDEIKRFKNGYGTIIVSTSKGVLSNDEAHKIGVGGEVLCTVW, via the coding sequence ATGATAAATGATTTAATTTCAGACGGACTAACACGTATTAGAAATGCTAGTATGAGAAGACTTGATACAACAAAACTTCTTCATTCAAATGTTGTTGAAGCAACTTTGAAAATCCTAGCTGATAAAGGCTATATCGAGAGCTTTAATGTTGTTGAAGAAAACAACAAAAAATTCATCAATGTAGTATTAAAATATGATGAGCGTGGAAGAAGCGTTATAAATGAACTAAAAAGAGTTTCTAAACCAGGTCGTAGAGTTTACCAAGGTAAAGATGAGATCAAAAGATTTAAAAATGGTTATGGAACTATCATAGTAAGTACAAGTAAAGGCGTTTTAAGTAACGACGAAGCTCACAAAATTGGCGTGGGTGGCGAAGTACTTTGTACAGTTTGGTAA
- the rplB gene encoding 50S ribosomal protein L2 produces the protein MAIKSFKPYTPSRRFMTSLSSEDITAKPSVRSLLVKIAATSGRNHNGRITSRHKEAGAKKLYRIIDFKRKKFDVPAKVEAIEYDPNRNCRIALLSYADGEKRYIIRPSGLNVGDVVSSAEAGLDIKPGNAMKLKSIPVGTIVHNIELKPGKGAQMARSAGGYAQLMGKEEKYVILRLPSGEMRQVLAECMATVGVVGNEDWANVTIGKAGRNRYRGIRPQTRGSAMNPVDHPHGGGEGKKNSGRHPVTPWGKPTKGAKTRRKKASDRLIISRRKGK, from the coding sequence ATGGCTATAAAAAGTTTTAAACCATATACTCCAAGTAGAAGATTTATGACAAGCTTGTCTAGTGAGGATATCACTGCTAAACCAAGCGTTAGAAGCCTACTTGTGAAAATAGCTGCAACTTCAGGTAGAAACCACAACGGTAGAATAACAAGCCGTCATAAAGAAGCTGGTGCTAAAAAATTATATCGTATTATCGATTTCAAAAGAAAGAAATTTGATGTACCTGCAAAAGTAGAAGCTATAGAGTACGATCCAAACAGAAACTGCCGTATAGCACTTTTATCTTATGCAGACGGTGAAAAAAGATACATCATTCGCCCTAGCGGTTTGAATGTTGGTGATGTTGTAAGCTCAGCTGAAGCTGGTCTTGATATAAAACCAGGTAATGCAATGAAACTAAAAAGCATTCCAGTGGGTACTATCGTTCACAATATCGAGCTAAAACCAGGCAAAGGTGCTCAAATGGCAAGAAGTGCTGGTGGATACGCTCAACTTATGGGTAAAGAAGAAAAATACGTTATCCTAAGATTGCCAAGTGGTGAGATGAGACAAGTTCTTGCAGAATGTATGGCAACTGTTGGTGTTGTAGGTAACGAAGATTGGGCAAACGTAACTATCGGTAAAGCAGGACGCAATCGTTATAGAGGAATCCGCCCACAAACTCGTGGTTCAGCTATGAACCCAGTAGATCACCCACACGGTGGTGGTGAAGGTAAGAAAAACTCTGGCCGTCATCCAGTTACTCCATGGGGTAAACCAACTAAGGGTGCTAAAACTCGCCGTAAAAAAGCTAGTGATAGACTTATAATATCAAGAAGGAAAGGTAAATAA
- the rplF gene encoding 50S ribosomal protein L6: MSRIGKQPISIPSGLDVSLNGSVLVFKKGNLTKELDTKGNVNVEIADGHIVFASKGEDRQSRAYWGTYRALANNTVVGLTAGFTRQLEINGVGYKAAAKGKVLELALGFSHPINYELPEGVEVSVEKNIITIKGSDKQVVGQVAAEVRGFRPPEPYKGKGVKYVEERIIRKAGKTSKK; encoded by the coding sequence ATGTCAAGAATTGGAAAACAACCAATATCTATCCCAAGTGGTTTAGATGTTAGTTTAAATGGCAGTGTTTTAGTTTTTAAAAAGGGAAACCTTACAAAAGAACTAGATACTAAAGGCAATGTAAATGTCGAGATTGCTGATGGACACATTGTTTTTGCAAGCAAAGGTGAAGATAGACAAAGTAGAGCTTATTGGGGAACTTACAGAGCTTTAGCTAACAATACAGTTGTTGGTTTGACAGCTGGATTTACAAGACAACTTGAAATCAATGGTGTTGGTTATAAAGCAGCAGCAAAAGGTAAAGTTCTTGAGCTTGCTCTTGGTTTTTCACACCCAATTAACTATGAACTTCCTGAAGGTGTAGAGGTAAGCGTTGAGAAAAACATTATCACTATCAAAGGTAGCGACAAACAAGTTGTTGGTCAAGTCGCAGCTGAAGTTAGAGGATTTAGACCACCAGAGCCTTATAAGGGTAAGGGTGTTAAATATGTTGAAGAACGTATCATCCGCAAAGCCGGCAAAACATCTAAGAAATAA
- the rplE gene encoding 50S ribosomal protein L5, protein MRLKAKYNESIKPALVNEFDIKNPMLIPALDKIVISVGAGEGAKDQKLLQNMADTISLIAGQKAVITNAKKSVAGFKVREGYPVGIKVTLRKEQMYAFLDKLVSVALPRVKDFRGLPRDGFDGRGNYNFGLNEQLMFPEVVYDQILRTHGMNITVVTTANDDKQAFRLLELLGIPFAKGK, encoded by the coding sequence ATGAGACTAAAAGCAAAATATAATGAGAGCATTAAACCAGCTCTAGTAAATGAATTTGACATAAAAAATCCTATGCTTATCCCAGCACTTGATAAAATCGTTATCAGCGTTGGTGCAGGTGAAGGTGCAAAAGATCAAAAACTTTTGCAAAATATGGCTGATACAATATCTTTGATAGCTGGTCAAAAAGCAGTTATAACAAACGCTAAAAAATCAGTTGCAGGCTTCAAAGTCCGTGAGGGCTACCCTGTAGGTATCAAAGTTACTTTAAGAAAAGAGCAAATGTATGCTTTCTTAGACAAACTTGTGAGCGTTGCATTGCCAAGAGTTAAAGACTTCCGTGGTCTTCCAAGAGATGGATTTGATGGTCGTGGAAACTACAATTTCGGTCTAAACGAACAACTAATGTTCCCAGAAGTTGTATATGATCAAATTTTAAGAACACACGGTATGAACATAACTGTAGTTACTACAGCAAATGACGATAAACAAGCATTCAGACTACTTGAATTGCTTGGTATTCCGTTCGCAAAAGGAAAGTAA
- the rplO gene encoding 50S ribosomal protein L15, protein MGLENLQKADGSTRNTKRIGRGQGSGWGKTATKGGKGQTARKGYNEKRGFEGGQQPLQRRLPKVGFTSKFEKAYAINVDKNVAIKELSEITLDTLKTVHKFSNSIQKVKLIGAGAKELASKIKDENIKVTGLN, encoded by the coding sequence ATGGGACTAGAAAATTTACAAAAAGCTGATGGCTCAACTCGCAACACCAAAAGAATTGGTCGTGGTCAAGGTAGTGGCTGGGGAAAAACAGCTACAAAAGGTGGCAAAGGTCAAACTGCTAGAAAAGGTTACAACGAAAAAAGAGGTTTTGAAGGCGGTCAACAACCACTTCAAAGAAGACTTCCAAAAGTTGGCTTCACTTCTAAATTTGAAAAAGCTTATGCTATCAATGTAGATAAGAACGTAGCTATTAAAGAGCTAAGCGAGATCACTCTTGATACTCTTAAAACAGTTCACAAATTTTCAAACAGCATCCAAAAAGTAAAACTTATCGGTGCTGGCGCTAAAGAATTAGCAAGTAAAATTAAAGATGAGAACATAAAAGTTACTGGACTTAACTAA
- the rpmC gene encoding 50S ribosomal protein L29 — protein MKYTEINGKSVSELNALLKEKKVLLFTLRQKLKTMQLTNPNEIGDVRKDIAKINTAISAAK, from the coding sequence ATGAAGTATACTGAGATAAATGGCAAAAGCGTAAGTGAGCTTAACGCATTATTAAAAGAGAAAAAGGTGCTTTTATTTACACTTAGACAAAAGCTAAAAACAATGCAGCTAACTAATCCTAATGAGATTGGCGATGTAAGAAAAGATATCGCTAAAATTAACACTGCAATTAGTGCTGCAAAATAA
- the rpsJ gene encoding 30S ribosomal protein S10, translating into MERIRLKLKAYDHRVLDRTVAAIVEAVKRTGADVRGPVPMPTKIKRYTVLKSPHVNKDSREQFEMRIHARMLDIVAATPDTVDSLTKLDLAPEVNVEVRAMGK; encoded by the coding sequence ATGGAAAGAATTAGGCTTAAGCTAAAAGCTTATGACCACAGAGTTCTAGACCGCACAGTTGCAGCTATCGTAGAAGCTGTTAAAAGAACAGGTGCTGATGTAAGAGGCCCAGTTCCAATGCCTACAAAGATCAAACGCTATACAGTGTTAAAATCTCCACACGTAAATAAAGATTCTCGCGAACAATTCGAAATGAGAATTCACGCTCGTATGTTAGACATCGTAGCAGCTACTCCAGATACAGTTGATAGCTTAACAAAACTTGACTTAGCTCCAGAGGTTAATGTCGAAGTTCGTGCTATGGGCAAGTAA
- a CDS encoding 50S ribosomal protein L23 gives MADITDIKTILYTEKTLGLQEAGVVVIQTSPKMTKNSLKEVLREYFGVTPLRVNSLRMDGKVKRFKGRVGVRNDFKKFYVKLPDGVSLANQEA, from the coding sequence ATGGCAGATATAACAGATATCAAAACTATACTTTATACAGAAAAAACTCTTGGCCTTCAAGAAGCTGGTGTAGTGGTTATCCAAACTTCACCAAAAATGACTAAAAATAGTCTAAAAGAGGTTTTAAGAGAGTATTTTGGTGTAACGCCACTTAGAGTAAATTCACTTAGAATGGACGGAAAAGTTAAGCGTTTCAAAGGAAGAGTTGGCGTAAGAAATGATTTCAAAAAATTCTATGTCAAATTACCAGATGGCGTTAGCCTAGCAAACCAGGAGGCATAA
- the rplN gene encoding 50S ribosomal protein L14 encodes MIQSFTRLAVADNSGAKELMCIKVLGGSKRRYASLGDIIVCSVKKALPNGKIKKGQVVKAVVVRTKKEVQRANGSLIRFDENAAVILDNKKEPVGTRIFGPVGREVRYANFMKIVSLAPEVL; translated from the coding sequence ATGATACAAAGTTTTACAAGACTAGCAGTAGCTGATAATAGCGGCGCTAAAGAGCTTATGTGTATTAAGGTTTTAGGCGGTAGCAAAAGAAGATATGCAAGCCTCGGCGATATCATTGTTTGCTCAGTAAAAAAAGCTCTACCAAACGGTAAAATAAAAAAAGGTCAAGTAGTTAAAGCAGTAGTAGTTAGAACTAAAAAAGAGGTTCAAAGAGCAAATGGATCGCTTATTAGATTTGACGAAAATGCAGCCGTTATACTTGATAATAAAAAAGAGCCAGTAGGCACTCGTATATTTGGCCCAGTTGGTAGAGAAGTAAGATATGCAAACTTTATGAAGATTGTATCTCTTGCACCGGAGGTTCTATAA
- the rplR gene encoding 50S ribosomal protein L18, translated as MVANILKRKLSLRIKRKRRIRAKINGTTTCPRISIFKSNRTLYVQAIEDINGTTLCASDGRKLGIKANKAGAAVLAKDIAGKLNAKGINEGVFDRNGYLYHGVVAAFAEALRENGIKL; from the coding sequence ATGGTAGCAAATATATTAAAAAGAAAATTATCTCTAAGAATCAAGAGAAAAAGAAGAATAAGAGCTAAAATTAACGGTACTACAACTTGCCCAAGAATTTCTATCTTTAAGTCAAATAGAACTCTATACGTTCAAGCAATTGAAGATATCAACGGAACAACTCTTTGTGCAAGTGATGGTAGAAAACTAGGCATTAAAGCAAATAAAGCTGGTGCTGCTGTTTTAGCTAAGGATATCGCAGGTAAGCTAAATGCAAAAGGTATAAACGAAGGCGTATTTGATAGAAATGGCTATCTATATCACGGTGTAGTTGCAGCTTTTGCTGAAGCTTTAAGAGAAAATGGCATTAAGCTATAA
- the rpsE gene encoding 30S ribosomal protein S5, protein MEKYNREEFEEVIVDIGRVTKVVKGGRRFRFTALVVVGDRKGRVGFGFGKAKEVPDAMRKAVDDAFKNIVEVKLKGSTIPHDVEVKFNASRILLKPASEGTGVIAGGGARPVVELAGIKNILTKSLGSNNSANVVRATIKALSMLKG, encoded by the coding sequence ATGGAAAAGTATAACAGAGAAGAATTTGAAGAAGTAATCGTCGACATCGGTCGCGTTACAAAGGTTGTTAAGGGTGGTAGAAGATTTAGATTTACTGCTCTTGTAGTTGTAGGTGATAGAAAAGGCCGCGTTGGTTTTGGTTTTGGTAAAGCTAAAGAAGTTCCAGATGCTATGAGAAAAGCAGTTGATGATGCTTTCAAAAACATAGTTGAAGTAAAACTAAAAGGTAGCACAATTCCTCATGATGTTGAAGTTAAATTTAACGCAAGTAGAATCCTACTAAAACCAGCTAGCGAAGGTACTGGAGTTATCGCTGGTGGTGGTGCAAGACCTGTTGTAGAGCTAGCGGGTATCAAAAATATCCTTACAAAATCACTTGGCTCAAACAATTCTGCAAACGTCGTTCGTGCTACAATCAAAGCACTTAGTATGCTAAAAGGTTAA
- the rpsC gene encoding 30S ribosomal protein S3, protein MGQKVNPIGLRLGINRNWESRWFPSKATLPENIGEDYKIRKFLKTKLYYAGVSQILVERTAKKLRVTVVAARPGIIIGKKGGEVENLRAEVAKLVNKDVTINIKEERKAGSSAQLAAENVAMQLERRVAFRRAMKKVIQGAQKAGAKGIKVSVAGRLGGAEMARTEWYLEGRVPLHTLRAKIDYGFAEAHTTYGNIGIKVWIFKGEVLQKGIQAEKNEDAAPKKPRRARRGK, encoded by the coding sequence ATGGGACAAAAAGTAAATCCAATAGGTCTTAGACTAGGTATCAATAGAAACTGGGAGTCTAGATGGTTTCCATCAAAAGCGACTTTACCAGAAAATATAGGTGAAGATTATAAGATAAGAAAATTCCTAAAAACTAAGCTTTATTATGCTGGTGTTAGCCAAATTCTTGTCGAAAGAACAGCGAAAAAACTTCGCGTTACAGTTGTAGCAGCTCGTCCAGGTATCATCATCGGTAAAAAAGGTGGCGAAGTAGAAAACCTAAGAGCAGAAGTAGCTAAACTTGTAAATAAAGATGTTACTATAAACATCAAAGAAGAGAGAAAAGCAGGAAGTTCAGCTCAATTAGCAGCAGAAAACGTTGCTATGCAACTTGAGCGCCGTGTTGCTTTCCGCCGTGCGATGAAAAAAGTAATCCAAGGCGCACAAAAAGCAGGCGCTAAAGGTATCAAAGTTTCAGTTGCTGGCCGTTTAGGTGGTGCTGAGATGGCTAGAACAGAGTGGTATCTTGAAGGTCGCGTTCCACTTCATACATTAAGAGCTAAAATCGATTATGGTTTTGCAGAAGCTCACACTACTTATGGCAACATAGGTATAAAAGTTTGGATCTTTAAAGGCGAAGTTCTTCAAAAAGGTATCCAAGCTGAGAAAAATGAAGATGCAGCGCCAAAAAAACCAAGACGTGCTAGAAGGGGTAAATAG